The following proteins are co-located in the Noviherbaspirillum sp. UKPF54 genome:
- a CDS encoding glycosyltransferase produces MMINPILVAALVVAGSASFLSSLMIVATERWHGFHSLDHDMSAAQKFHTRPVPRVGGISFFIGMLAASVYFFLREEIDIALVNVKLLLAVLPAFLIGFIEDVTKKVSIATRLLATFASPLIASWLLGAILPRMDVWIIDVLLKVAPIALVITAFASAGIANSINIIDGFNGLAGFTAIMILGSMGALAWRLDDVFMMQLAMTSVGIALGFLVFNFPTGRIFMGDSGAYFLGFWIAEIAVLLIVRHPSLTAWQLLAICAYPVIEVIYSIYRKKFIRKMSPGLPDRLHFHMLVYRRFVSRIVPSSEMRPWLRNAMTTATLMAVNAPFAFLALYYGDTKRAAIACIVAQAFLYMAIYARLVRGHWCLNPIIGLGLLPENKTKSI; encoded by the coding sequence ATGATGATCAACCCTATTCTTGTCGCCGCTCTGGTTGTAGCAGGCAGCGCAAGCTTTTTATCGAGCCTGATGATCGTAGCCACCGAACGCTGGCATGGCTTCCATTCCTTGGATCATGACATGAGTGCGGCTCAGAAATTTCATACTCGGCCAGTACCGAGAGTAGGAGGGATTTCGTTTTTCATCGGAATGCTGGCAGCCAGTGTGTATTTTTTTCTGCGTGAAGAGATCGACATCGCCCTCGTCAATGTGAAGCTCTTGTTGGCGGTGCTGCCTGCCTTCCTGATTGGATTTATTGAGGATGTGACGAAAAAGGTATCGATCGCTACCCGCCTGCTGGCCACTTTCGCCAGTCCGTTGATCGCCAGTTGGCTCCTCGGCGCCATTCTCCCTCGCATGGATGTGTGGATCATTGATGTGCTTTTGAAGGTGGCGCCTATCGCTCTGGTGATAACGGCGTTTGCGAGCGCAGGCATTGCCAATTCAATCAATATCATCGACGGATTTAACGGTCTTGCCGGATTTACCGCCATCATGATTCTCGGCAGTATGGGAGCGCTGGCATGGCGGCTTGACGACGTGTTCATGATGCAGCTTGCTATGACAAGTGTCGGCATAGCGCTGGGCTTTCTGGTGTTTAACTTCCCCACGGGGCGCATCTTCATGGGCGACAGCGGTGCGTACTTCCTGGGTTTCTGGATCGCCGAGATCGCGGTGTTGCTTATCGTGCGCCATCCATCGTTGACCGCCTGGCAGTTGCTGGCCATTTGCGCCTATCCGGTCATCGAAGTTATCTACAGTATCTATCGAAAGAAATTTATCAGAAAGATGAGTCCCGGTTTGCCCGACCGGCTGCATTTCCACATGCTGGTATATCGACGGTTTGTATCGCGCATCGTCCCTTCCAGCGAGATGCGTCCCTGGCTTCGCAACGCCATGACAACGGCCACGCTGATGGCAGTGAATGCGCCGTTTGCCTTTCTCGCGCTGTATTACGGGGACACGAAGCGTGCCGCCATTGCCTGCATCGTCGCGCAAGCGTTTCTGTACATGGCGATTTATGCGCGGCTGGTACGCGGACATTGGTGCCTCAACCCAATCATCGGGCTTGGCCTTCTCCCTGAAAACAAAACCAAGTCGATATAA
- a CDS encoding LysR family transcriptional regulator, with protein MKSELLDTNIHYMRIINLDDLHIFRCVALEGGVLRAAALLNRVPSNVTTRIKQFETRLGTRLFRRQGRNVVLTDAGRTLLGHAERLLRLADEAEQELCHGVIRGTLRLGSLESAASVRLPLILSQYHAAHPETHVELQTGTTGALLRQLENHQIEAAFVSEPFEKGKLSSVVAFEEELVLITAQGSPRIRSALDLTSQSVVAFPHGCSYRRLLTDWFSEAGVTPNRFLDLGSYHAIVACVAAGTGVAVVPASVLDNAVMGSLVQRHKLPRTVRENRTHLVWYGDASGQLKELLKLLASSA; from the coding sequence TTGAAAAGTGAATTATTAGATACAAATATTCACTATATGAGAATAATCAATCTCGACGACCTGCATATCTTCCGCTGTGTGGCCCTGGAGGGCGGCGTTCTGCGCGCAGCAGCGTTACTCAACCGCGTGCCTTCCAACGTGACGACCCGCATCAAGCAGTTCGAGACCCGCCTGGGTACACGGCTGTTTCGACGTCAAGGACGGAATGTGGTGCTGACCGATGCCGGCCGGACATTGCTTGGTCATGCAGAGCGTTTGTTGAGACTGGCTGACGAAGCCGAGCAGGAACTCTGTCATGGGGTTATCCGTGGTACCTTGCGCCTGGGCTCGCTTGAGAGTGCGGCCAGCGTGCGGCTCCCCCTCATTCTTTCGCAATATCACGCTGCCCATCCTGAAACGCATGTCGAGCTCCAAACCGGAACCACCGGGGCATTGCTTCGCCAGCTAGAGAATCACCAGATCGAGGCCGCTTTCGTTTCCGAACCGTTCGAGAAAGGAAAGCTCTCCTCCGTGGTGGCCTTTGAAGAAGAGCTGGTCTTAATTACCGCGCAAGGCAGTCCACGCATTCGAAGTGCGCTGGACCTGACCAGCCAGTCCGTGGTGGCCTTTCCACATGGATGTTCATACCGTCGCCTGCTGACGGATTGGTTTTCCGAAGCAGGTGTAACCCCAAATCGATTCCTCGACCTTGGTTCCTATCACGCTATCGTTGCTTGCGTGGCTGCCGGAACAGGTGTCGCCGTGGTGCCGGCCAGCGTACTGGACAACGCCGTGATGGGAAGCCTGGTTCAGCGCCACAAACTCCCCAGGACAGTCCGGGAAAACCGGACGCACCTGGTATGGTATGGCGACGCCAGTGGCCAACTAAAAGAATTGCTAAAACTACTTGCCAGCAGCGCTTAA
- a CDS encoding type I glyceraldehyde-3-phosphate dehydrogenase, whose translation MQPARINDIPSQPPARIAINGYGRIGRCFLRALHASPYREKFRIVAINEPADLATIAYLTRFDSTHGVFHGKVEAEGEYLHIDGQPIHVTHATTPEDVDWKRHDIDLLIECSGRYTGRDELARFLDAGCRRVLLSHPGQSAQDVDLTVVYGINHDAITGGERIVSNASCTTNAIVPVLDLLDREYGVEHALMTTLHSVMNDQPLIDGYHHADLRLTRSAMQSIIPVATGLSKGVERLLPRLKGRTQAKSVRVPILNVSAIDLVVSLRHDVAAADLNALFCAAARSAPAGLLAYSNDPHASVDFNHNPHSATIDGSQTRTIGPRLANLFVWFDNEWGYANRLLDVAGYWRDRFSRDGR comes from the coding sequence ATGCAACCTGCCCGCATCAACGATATCCCGTCACAACCTCCGGCCAGAATCGCCATCAATGGCTACGGCCGTATCGGCCGCTGCTTTCTGCGCGCGCTGCACGCATCGCCGTACCGCGAGAAGTTCCGGATCGTTGCGATCAACGAGCCCGCCGACCTGGCCACGATTGCCTACCTCACCCGCTTCGATTCCACCCACGGCGTATTTCACGGCAAGGTCGAGGCAGAAGGAGAATACCTGCACATCGACGGGCAGCCGATCCATGTCACGCATGCGACGACGCCGGAAGACGTGGACTGGAAAAGGCACGACATCGATCTGCTGATCGAGTGCTCGGGCCGCTATACCGGGCGCGACGAACTGGCCCGCTTTCTCGACGCGGGCTGCCGCCGCGTGCTGCTGTCCCATCCCGGGCAAAGCGCGCAGGACGTCGACCTGACGGTCGTCTACGGCATCAACCATGACGCCATCACCGGCGGCGAGCGCATCGTTTCGAACGCGTCGTGCACCACCAACGCCATCGTCCCGGTGCTCGACCTGCTCGATCGCGAGTACGGCGTCGAACATGCGCTCATGACCACCCTGCACTCCGTCATGAATGACCAGCCGCTCATCGACGGCTACCACCATGCGGACCTGCGCCTGACGCGCTCGGCCATGCAGTCGATCATCCCGGTCGCCACCGGCCTGTCGAAGGGGGTCGAACGTCTGCTTCCCCGGCTGAAAGGACGCACGCAGGCCAAGTCGGTGCGCGTGCCGATCCTGAACGTGTCGGCCATCGACCTCGTGGTCAGCCTCCGGCACGACGTCGCTGCCGCCGACCTCAACGCGCTGTTTTGCGCGGCGGCGCGCTCGGCGCCCGCCGGGCTGCTTGCCTATTCGAACGACCCGCACGCGTCGGTCGATTTCAACCACAATCCGCATTCGGCGACCATTGACGGCAGCCAGACGCGCACCATCGGCCCCCGCCTGGCGAACCTGTTTGTCTGGTTCGACAACGAATGGGGATACGCCAACCGCCTGCTGGACGTGGCCGGCTACTGGCGCGACCGTTTTTCCCGCGACGGCCGGTAA
- a CDS encoding YbfB/YjiJ family MFS transporter → MDTRFSPSPQSIVFVGLVALAIAMGIGRFAFTPLLPLMLRDGSLDAATGTEWAAANYLGYLLGALTASWFGREPRLGLRIGLIGVVLTTLGMVWSNGASSWAGAALRGSAGVFSAWVLVCASSWCLLELVRRGSTSLGGWIYTGVGLGIAVTGIMTWLGGGQSALTLWVELGVLAMAGAAYVLLSLPAQSAAVAPHAAATSAQRAAVSPARNKNLGLVLCYSAFGFGYIVPATFLPTMARQLVADPLVFGLTWPIFGTAAALSVAVVSQWLSGWPRRKVWAIAQGLMAVGTLLPLLRHGLWVLAASAVLVGGTFMVATMAGLQLARERMPSNPTPLLARMTAGFAAGQIAGPLLVRFIGNTRLAGWDALSWANAVATLLLAATSVWLWLGDSASGSKQ, encoded by the coding sequence ATGGATACACGTTTCTCACCGTCGCCGCAGTCGATTGTCTTCGTCGGCCTTGTCGCCCTGGCCATAGCCATGGGCATCGGCCGGTTCGCGTTTACGCCATTGCTGCCGCTGATGCTGCGAGATGGCAGCCTGGACGCCGCTACCGGAACGGAATGGGCCGCGGCCAACTACCTCGGGTATCTTCTTGGTGCGCTGACCGCTTCATGGTTTGGGCGCGAGCCTCGGCTGGGTTTGCGGATCGGGTTGATTGGCGTCGTCCTGACGACCTTGGGCATGGTCTGGAGTAACGGTGCATCATCATGGGCAGGCGCGGCGCTGCGCGGCAGCGCCGGCGTTTTTAGCGCGTGGGTGTTGGTGTGCGCCAGCAGCTGGTGCTTGCTTGAGCTGGTCCGTAGAGGTTCAACGTCATTGGGCGGCTGGATCTACACCGGCGTCGGCCTCGGCATCGCCGTGACAGGCATCATGACGTGGCTGGGCGGCGGGCAATCTGCACTGACGCTTTGGGTGGAGCTCGGTGTGCTGGCCATGGCCGGCGCTGCCTATGTCCTGCTGAGCCTCCCGGCTCAATCCGCCGCTGTGGCGCCGCACGCCGCAGCAACCAGCGCGCAACGGGCGGCGGTGTCGCCTGCCCGGAATAAGAACCTCGGCTTGGTTCTCTGCTACAGCGCTTTTGGTTTTGGCTACATTGTTCCCGCCACCTTCCTGCCCACCATGGCGCGGCAACTGGTAGCCGACCCGCTCGTCTTCGGGCTGACCTGGCCCATTTTCGGTACGGCAGCCGCGCTATCGGTGGCCGTCGTGTCGCAATGGCTATCTGGCTGGCCGCGCAGAAAAGTGTGGGCAATTGCCCAGGGCCTCATGGCCGTGGGCACCTTGCTTCCTCTTCTCCGGCATGGCTTGTGGGTGCTGGCCGCTTCAGCGGTCCTGGTTGGCGGAACCTTCATGGTCGCGACCATGGCAGGTCTGCAACTGGCACGCGAGCGCATGCCGTCGAATCCGACGCCCCTGTTGGCGAGAATGACCGCCGGCTTCGCGGCCGGCCAAATTGCCGGCCCGCTCCTGGTGCGATTCATCGGTAACACCCGGCTTGCGGGATGGGACGCATTGAGTTGGGCTAACGCGGTGGCCACCTTGCTCCTGGCGGCCACTTCAGTCTGGCTTTGGCTGGGTGACAGCGCTTCCGGGTCAAAGCAGTAA
- the ppk1 gene encoding polyphosphate kinase 1, whose amino-acid sequence MNKTAAYRSAASGLDRHGAIYLNREISQLNFNTRVLALAEDPSVPLLERLRYLCIVSSNLDEFFEVRIASLLAQSRMGGAESALPAQLAATLAQTGDECRRIIERQYSLLNDVILPRLSAQGIHLLRHQDRNEQQRAWVKEYFNTTVRPLLTPIGLDPSHPFPQVVNKSLNFIVELSGKDAFGRGTGIAILKAPRVLPRVIRLPDHLSSNGIAFCLLSSVIHAHIADLFTGRDVVAYSQFRVTRNSDLWVDEEEVKNLRQALQSELHSRQFGFAVRLEVARNCPDHLADFLLNQFSLDRSRMYAVDGPVNMVRLLELVNNVAQPDLRFAPFSPGLPAKLANPDLFELLRKQDVLLHHPFQSFEPVIDFIRTAALDPHVVAIKQTIYRTGMNSDLMEALITAALRGKEVTVIVELMARFDEEANINWAERLERVGAQVVYGVVGLKTHAKIALVLRREGSELRYYAHLGTGNYHPTTTKHYTDFGLLTANHALAVEINEVFIHLTSLTKPKTLNHLWLAPFALQKELVKAIRREAAIARQGRAAKIIAKMNSLTDESVIRALYAASADGVEIQLIVRGACALRPGVPGLSENIRVRSVVGRFLEHSRIYYFRNDLAHDVYLASADWMNRNLFRRVEVAFPVLDGALKKRVINEGLFPYLKDNVNAWELNSDGTYHKRKPRAKQAPFCAQAHLARLLGTPSDGR is encoded by the coding sequence ATGAACAAGACTGCAGCTTATCGAAGCGCGGCATCCGGTCTCGATCGGCATGGGGCAATATATCTAAACAGGGAAATTTCCCAGCTTAACTTCAACACCCGGGTGCTCGCCCTGGCCGAAGACCCTTCCGTTCCGCTGCTGGAGCGGCTGCGCTACCTGTGCATCGTCAGCAGCAATCTCGATGAATTCTTCGAGGTGCGGATTGCCAGCCTGCTTGCGCAAAGCAGGATGGGCGGCGCGGAGAGCGCCTTGCCCGCCCAACTGGCGGCGACCCTGGCGCAAACCGGCGACGAGTGCCGCCGGATCATCGAGCGCCAGTATTCGCTCCTGAACGACGTCATCCTGCCGCGGCTCTCCGCGCAGGGAATTCACCTGCTGCGCCATCAAGACCGCAACGAACAGCAGCGCGCCTGGGTGAAGGAATATTTCAACACGACCGTCCGCCCATTGCTGACGCCTATCGGCCTCGATCCGTCGCATCCGTTCCCGCAGGTCGTCAACAAGAGCCTGAATTTCATCGTTGAGCTTTCGGGCAAGGATGCCTTCGGGCGCGGCACCGGCATTGCAATCCTCAAGGCGCCGCGCGTCTTGCCGCGCGTCATCCGGCTGCCGGACCACCTGTCCAGCAATGGCATCGCATTCTGCTTGCTGTCCTCGGTCATCCACGCGCATATCGCTGATTTGTTCACGGGCCGCGACGTGGTCGCCTATTCGCAGTTCCGCGTCACGCGCAACAGCGACCTGTGGGTGGACGAAGAAGAGGTGAAGAACCTGCGCCAGGCATTGCAGAGCGAATTGCATAGCCGGCAGTTCGGTTTCGCGGTGCGGCTCGAAGTCGCGCGCAACTGCCCGGACCACCTCGCGGACTTCCTGCTGAACCAGTTTTCGCTCGACCGCAGCCGGATGTACGCGGTCGACGGCCCGGTCAACATGGTCCGCCTGCTGGAACTGGTCAACAACGTCGCCCAGCCGGACCTGCGCTTTGCGCCGTTTTCGCCGGGCCTGCCGGCGAAGCTGGCCAACCCGGATCTCTTCGAGCTGCTGCGCAAGCAGGACGTCCTGCTGCACCATCCCTTCCAGTCGTTCGAGCCGGTGATCGATTTCATCCGCACCGCCGCGCTAGACCCGCATGTCGTTGCGATCAAGCAGACGATCTACCGCACGGGCATGAATTCTGACCTGATGGAAGCGCTCATCACCGCGGCGCTTCGGGGAAAGGAAGTGACGGTGATCGTCGAACTGATGGCGCGTTTTGACGAGGAAGCCAATATCAACTGGGCCGAGCGCCTGGAACGCGTCGGCGCGCAGGTTGTCTACGGCGTCGTCGGCTTGAAAACGCACGCCAAGATTGCGCTCGTGCTGCGGCGCGAGGGATCGGAACTGCGTTATTACGCCCACCTCGGGACGGGAAATTATCATCCGACCACGACCAAGCATTACACCGATTTCGGGCTCCTGACGGCGAACCATGCGCTGGCCGTCGAAATCAACGAAGTGTTCATCCACCTGACGAGCCTGACCAAGCCGAAAACGCTGAACCACCTGTGGCTGGCCCCCTTCGCCTTGCAAAAAGAACTCGTCAAGGCGATCCGGCGCGAGGCGGCAATCGCCCGCCAGGGACGCGCCGCCAAGATCATCGCGAAAATGAATTCGCTCACGGATGAATCGGTCATCCGCGCGTTGTATGCGGCTTCCGCCGACGGCGTCGAGATACAGCTGATCGTGCGCGGCGCCTGCGCCCTGCGGCCGGGCGTGCCGGGCCTGTCGGAAAACATCCGCGTACGCTCGGTCGTCGGGCGCTTCCTCGAACATAGCCGGATCTACTATTTCCGCAACGATCTCGCGCATGACGTCTACCTCGCCAGCGCGGATTGGATGAACCGGAACCTGTTCCGGCGCGTCGAGGTGGCCTTCCCGGTGCTGGACGGCGCACTCAAGAAACGGGTAATCAACGAAGGACTGTTCCCCTATCTCAAGGACAACGTCAACGCCTGGGAACTGAATAGCGATGGAACCTACCACAAGCGAAAACCGCGCGCAAAACAGGCGCCGTTTTGCGCGCAAGCGCACCTTGCAAGGCTGCTCGGCACGCCTTCCGACGGCCGGTAG
- a CDS encoding nitronate monooxygenase family protein: MSIQELFGIELPIIQAPMAGVQNSALTIAVSNAGGLGSLPCAMFSAEALRKELDTIRAQTVRPFNLNFFSHRAPVLDEAKMRAWQALFSDYYAEFGINPARAPAGPARMPFNREMADLVCEYRPAVVSFHFGLPALELVTLVRSSGAKIISSATTVEEALWLEAHGVDAIVAQGFEAGGHRGMFLTDDISTQVGSFALLPQIVRAVRVPVIATGGIADAQGVRAALDLGAAGVQVGTAYMLCPEATTSAVHRAALRSEGARITALTNLFSGRPARGIVNRLMRECGPMNPMAPQFPLAAPASAPLRSKAESMGSGDFSPLWAGQNVSGCKEIPAAVLTRELARLI; encoded by the coding sequence ATGTCGATACAAGAACTCTTTGGCATTGAACTCCCTATCATCCAGGCGCCAATGGCGGGCGTACAAAACAGCGCATTGACGATTGCGGTTTCCAATGCCGGCGGGCTGGGCTCCCTGCCTTGCGCGATGTTCAGCGCGGAAGCCTTGCGAAAAGAGCTCGACACCATCCGCGCGCAGACGGTTCGGCCCTTCAATCTCAACTTTTTCAGCCACCGGGCGCCCGTGCTTGATGAGGCCAAGATGAGAGCGTGGCAAGCCTTGTTTTCCGACTACTACGCCGAGTTCGGGATTAACCCCGCCCGTGCCCCTGCCGGACCGGCGCGGATGCCGTTCAATCGCGAGATGGCCGATTTGGTCTGCGAGTATCGGCCGGCCGTGGTGAGTTTTCATTTTGGATTGCCCGCACTGGAACTCGTGACCCTGGTTCGTAGCTCCGGGGCCAAGATAATTTCCTCTGCAACCACTGTTGAAGAAGCGCTGTGGCTGGAGGCGCACGGTGTGGATGCGATTGTTGCGCAAGGTTTCGAGGCAGGTGGGCACCGCGGGATGTTCCTCACCGACGACATCAGTACCCAGGTGGGCAGCTTCGCGCTGCTGCCGCAGATTGTCCGCGCCGTACGGGTTCCTGTCATCGCCACGGGAGGCATCGCTGACGCACAAGGCGTCAGGGCGGCACTGGATCTGGGTGCTGCCGGAGTACAGGTGGGCACGGCTTACATGCTTTGCCCGGAAGCGACCACCAGCGCTGTCCATCGGGCGGCGCTGAGGAGCGAAGGAGCCCGGATAACCGCGCTAACGAATCTCTTCTCCGGCAGACCGGCACGTGGCATCGTGAATCGCTTGATGCGAGAATGCGGCCCAATGAATCCAATGGCTCCGCAATTCCCGCTTGCCGCACCGGCGTCGGCCCCTTTACGGTCCAAAGCGGAAAGCATGGGCAGTGGAGATTTTTCGCCGCTGTGGGCCGGTCAAAATGTCTCGGGTTGCAAAGAAATACCGGCAGCGGTACTGACCCGGGAACTCGCACGCTTGATATAA
- a CDS encoding Ppx/GppA phosphatase family protein, producing MFAAVDLGSNSFRLHIGQDCGNAMRIVKTAREPIRLAAGLDGQGNLTAEAMDAALECLRRFRALLDAYRLDAIRVVATNTLRVARNARSFLPRAEEAIGHPIEIISGEEEGRLIYMGVASFLDRPDERRLVIDIGGGSTEIILGRGEEIRHVESFSIGTHRQSASFFPQGRIDAASFDAAILSARSYFEDAAAFYDPRHWDLAYGSSGTIRAIASVIAKNAIGDGTLSCKSLAELKRRLVAVGHVDAFDLPGVKEERVIVMVGGLAILLGLMQAMGIDTVEAVDAGLRLGVLHDLRLRAMKHDRRDASVTEFMQRFHCDEKRACQVAETASQLFRQLKPASDEYGKYLYWSGLVHEAGLAISHTGAHKHGAYMIENADLPGFTAREQRLMGSLILGQKGNLRKISQSLADPDLAKAVLSLRLAAIFMHAKLEGGCDGVQVKMKGRIDLQISRDWLGVHETVPCGLQKEREAWEEVGVAMLVRIS from the coding sequence ATGTTTGCGGCGGTCGATCTTGGTTCGAACAGTTTTCGTCTTCATATTGGCCAGGATTGCGGCAACGCGATGCGGATCGTGAAAACCGCGCGCGAGCCGATCCGCCTCGCGGCCGGCCTCGACGGCCAGGGAAACCTGACGGCGGAAGCGATGGATGCCGCGCTGGAATGCCTGCGGCGTTTTCGCGCGCTGCTCGACGCCTACCGGCTCGACGCCATACGGGTGGTGGCCACCAATACATTGCGCGTGGCGCGCAATGCCCGGTCTTTTCTGCCGCGCGCCGAGGAGGCGATCGGCCATCCCATCGAAATCATCTCGGGCGAGGAGGAGGGGCGGCTGATCTACATGGGCGTGGCGAGCTTTCTCGATCGCCCAGACGAGCGCCGGCTCGTCATCGATATCGGCGGCGGTTCGACGGAAATCATTCTCGGGCGCGGCGAGGAAATCCGGCACGTGGAATCGTTCAGCATCGGGACGCACCGGCAAAGCGCTTCCTTCTTTCCCCAGGGACGAATCGATGCCGCCTCGTTCGACGCCGCCATTCTTTCCGCGCGCTCGTACTTCGAGGATGCGGCGGCGTTTTACGACCCGCGGCATTGGGACCTGGCATATGGCTCTTCGGGGACGATCAGGGCGATCGCGAGCGTGATCGCCAAGAACGCGATCGGCGACGGAACGCTGTCGTGCAAGAGCCTTGCTGAACTGAAGCGGCGCCTGGTGGCAGTGGGCCATGTCGATGCGTTCGATCTGCCCGGCGTCAAGGAGGAGCGCGTGATCGTGATGGTGGGCGGGCTCGCCATCCTGCTCGGCCTCATGCAGGCGATGGGCATCGACACGGTCGAGGCGGTCGATGCCGGCCTGCGGCTGGGCGTACTGCACGACCTGCGGCTGCGGGCGATGAAACACGACCGGCGCGACGCATCCGTCACCGAATTCATGCAGCGCTTCCATTGCGACGAGAAGCGGGCCTGCCAGGTGGCCGAGACCGCGAGCCAGCTTTTCCGGCAACTCAAGCCGGCGAGCGACGAATACGGCAAATACCTGTACTGGAGCGGCCTGGTGCATGAGGCCGGCCTCGCGATTTCCCATACCGGCGCGCACAAGCACGGCGCCTACATGATCGAAAACGCGGATCTTCCCGGCTTTACCGCGCGCGAACAGCGCCTGATGGGCAGCCTCATTCTCGGCCAGAAGGGGAATCTGCGCAAAATCAGCCAGTCCCTGGCCGACCCCGACCTGGCAAAGGCGGTGCTGTCGTTGCGCCTGGCCGCCATCTTCATGCACGCGAAACTCGAAGGTGGTTGCGACGGGGTGCAGGTCAAGATGAAAGGGCGTATCGACCTCCAGATCAGCCGCGACTGGCTCGGCGTGCACGAGACCGTCCCCTGCGGCTTGCAGAAGGAACGCGAGGCATGGGAGGAAGTCGGGGTGGCAATGCTGGTCAGGATTTCCTGA
- a CDS encoding histidine phosphatase family protein — protein MELILWRHADAEPGEPDAARALTAKGKRQARKMGEWLDRHLPGTCRILSSPAVRCIQTAHALGREFIIEPALGIDSELETMIAASGWPGGRGPVLLVGHQPLLGQAAALLMTGQKQDWRVRKAGFIWLAQKPGPAAQIYIRAVLGADLLR, from the coding sequence ATGGAACTGATCCTGTGGCGACATGCGGACGCCGAACCGGGCGAACCGGATGCCGCCCGCGCCTTGACCGCCAAGGGGAAAAGACAGGCGCGCAAGATGGGGGAATGGCTTGACCGCCATCTTCCCGGCACCTGCCGCATCCTGTCGAGCCCGGCCGTGCGCTGCATCCAGACCGCGCACGCGCTGGGACGCGAATTCATCATCGAGCCCGCTCTGGGGATCGATTCGGAACTGGAAACGATGATCGCCGCTTCCGGCTGGCCCGGCGGCCGCGGACCGGTCCTGCTGGTCGGGCATCAGCCGCTGCTCGGGCAAGCGGCGGCACTCCTGATGACAGGCCAAAAACAGGATTGGCGGGTGCGCAAGGCCGGATTCATCTGGCTCGCGCAAAAGCCGGGACCGGCGGCGCAAATCTATATCCGCGCGGTGCTCGGCGCCGACTTGCTGCGCTGA